The Cydia amplana chromosome 9, ilCydAmpl1.1, whole genome shotgun sequence genome includes a region encoding these proteins:
- the LOC134650789 gene encoding beta-1,4-galactosyltransferase 2-like, which translates to MILSSYPKNNLKKYISAVFLLAVTINFFCSYGIYNYPHVSGDAIDSVLYKEAISTVLKNDRPNCTYEDVLKSAHTIHTWHVRKSYDDFDDKGIEHGTFSPEHCNPLFSVAILVTYRNMQKQLDIFLPYIHNFLRKQNIHYKLYLIEQQDPKPFNKGLLYNVGARAAMADGYPCLLLHDVDLLPLDSANLYACTTQPRHLSASIDKLRFVLIYDWLVGGVLAVRAAQFEQLNGFSNKFWGWGGEDDDFYNRMEEQDMKVIRFPRSMSRYTMLRHPPSEMNAARYKQMALNRAAPRAARAHDGLRTAQAFVRRVENRLFTLLAVTII; encoded by the exons ATGGAATTTACAACTACCCACACGTATCTGGCGACGCCATAGACTCGGTTCTGTATAAAGAAGCCATTTCTACCGTTTTAAAGAATGACAGACCGAACTGCACATATGAAGATGTTCTAAAAAGTGCACATACAATTCACACTTGGCACGTGCGAAAGAGTTACGacgactttgacgataaagGCATTGAACACGGGACATTTTCGCCGGAGCACTGCAACCCACTCTTCAGTGTGGCAATACTGGTCACATATAGAAACATGCAAAAGCAACTTGATATCTTCTTGCCCTATATACATAACTTTTTGAGgaaacaaaatattcattacaa GCTATATTTGATCGAGCAGCAAGACCCCAAGCCCTTCAACAAGGGTCTCCTGTACAACGTGGGCGCCCGCGCCGCCATGGCCGACGGCTACCCCTGCCTCCTCCTGCACGACGTGGACCTGCTGCCCCTAGACTCCGCTAACCTCTATGCCTGCACGACGCAGCCGCGCCATCTCAGCGCGAGCATAGACAAGCTCCGATTCGTGTTAATCTATGACTGGCTGGTTGGGGGCGTGCTGGCCGTGCGGGCGGCGCAGTTTGAACAGTTGAACGGGTTTTCTAACAAGTTTTGGGGGTGGGGAGGGGAGGACGATGATTTTTATAATAGGATGGAGGAGCAAGATATGAAAGTTATCAG GTTCCCTCGCTCAATGTCCCGCTACACGATGCTGCGTCACCCACCATCCGAGATGAACGCGGCCCGCTACAAGCAGATGGCGCTCAACCGCGCCGCGCCTAGAGCTGCGCGCGCGCACGACGGGCTGCGCACGGCGCAAGCATTCGTACGCAGGGTGGAGAATCGACTGTTTACACTGCTCGCGGTTACTATTATATaa